CCGAATTAATCCGAACGTATGCTTTGAGGTGGAAGAAGTCAAAAATGTGATTGTAAAGCAGCCTACTTGTGGATCTTCCGTCGCTTACAGATCTGTTATTATGTTTGGTAACATAAAAATACTTTCTGAAGTCAATGCGAAGAATTACGCCCTCCAGAAACTTGCCGAAAAGTATGCGCCACAAAATCCCAAAGTTCCCTTCACCGATACAATGCTGAATAAAACAAATGTGCTCGAAATAGAAATCAGGGAAATGACTGCCAAAAGAAGTCCTGTTAAACCATCTGTTACAGACCCATCAAAAAAATAACAAAAGTACGAAAGGAACTGGATATAATTTATGGAGATCACGGCATCAAAGAGATTACAGTCTATTGGCGCTTATGCCTTTGCAGAAGTAGACAAAGAAGTCGAAAAATTAAAAGTGCTGGGGATTACCCCGATTGACTTTGGTGTTGGTGATCCTACAGTGCCAACCCCTGATATTGTGCGCAAGGCAACACAAAAAGGAATAACGCTCAGGAGATCTTCAGGTTATCCGAGCTACATTGGCACTCCAGAATTCCGGCAGTCGATCGCCCAGTGGATTCAGAAAAGGTTTGGCATACAATTGGATCCGGCTACGGAGATTTCATCCACCATCGGCTCAAAAGAGGCGGTATTCAATTTTCCCGAGGGAATCGTTAATCCCGGTGATTATGTCATCATCCCTTCCCCGGGGTACCCACCTTACACGCGAGGTACATTATTCGCCGAA
The sequence above is a segment of the Candidatus Brocadia sp. genome. Coding sequences within it:
- a CDS encoding pyridoxamine 5'-phosphate oxidase family protein, coding for MRRKDKEITDKNEIEEILLSSMVGRLGTCANRIPYITPMNFTYDKETAKIFLHCANEGRKLENIRINPNVCFEVEEVKNVIVKQPTCGSSVAYRSVIMFGNIKILSEVNAKNYALQKLAEKYAPQNPKVPFTDTMLNKTNVLEIEIREMTAKRSPVKPSVTDPSKK